AATGACTATGGAATAAGGTTCGCCAGGGGCGTCCGGGTCAGGCGTGAAGGTCTTGTCTTCTTCCCAGTGTTTGCACCACCGGGCTTCCACGTCATGGGGCTCATAGCCCTTGGGGAGGGTATCCGCCATCTTGCATTCTCCGTAAAAGGCGGCAATAGTGCAGCACTATGCATGCTGCTCAGCCAATCTGTATTTTATGGGATTCGTCCCACATCTGGGGCCTCATGGCCTGGCGCGCTGTGCGCGCCATGGGACTGCCCTGCCGCCTGGTTAAGGGTCAAGAGATAGCTCAAGGCATCCTTTTAGGCAAGCCGCAGCGTTTTCACGCTTCCGGCGAGGCCCAACAGGTTGCCGCCACAGACAAAAATGCGGCAGACCGCGCCGCCCTGCTGCTGGTTCCCGGCGGCAACGCCCGCCTCAAGGCGGCCGGACTGGGTGAAGCGGGAAGGGCCGCCGTGCGCCAGTGGATGCACGCTGGCGGCAACTATCTGGGCTTCTGCGGCGGGGCCGGACTGGCCCTGAGCCATGCCGCGCCCACGGAGGGGCTGGGCATCTGCCCCTGGTCGCGCGCCGGATACCCCGAAAGACTGCACCACCTTATTTCCGGCCATGCGCGTGTGCGCATGCGTGAGGGCGACGAATTTTCCTTTTGCCCGCCAGCGCGCGGCGCGGCGGAAGGCGCGGGCGGTGCGGACGGCAAGGGCCGCCCGGCGGATGGCCCCGCAGGCGGCGTGCGCAGCCCAAATGACGCAGGCGGCGCACAGGCGAACCCCCGTACAGCGGGCGACGCTGCACGTCAGCGCCGCGCCAGTGCGGCGGCCACAGCCGAAAAATCCGGCCAATGCCCAAGCCCGCGCCAGAGCCTGCCGCAGCAGGACGCCCCCGGCGGCCCCAGCCTGCCCGTATGGTGGCCGGGACGCTTTGCCGCCGAAGACAACACGCCCGTGCGCGTTCTGGCGGCCTACGACGCGCCCGACGCCGATTTCTGGCTGGCCGATCTGCCCTTGCAGAGCGTGCCGCCCTACATATTCGACCAGTGGCAGGCGCTGTACGGCGTCAACCTGTCGGCGGACTTTCTCAAGGGCCAGCCCCTTGTGGTCAGCGGCGACTACGGCCAGGGCCACTATGTGCTGAGCTATTCCCATCTGGAGACCCCGCACAGCCCGGACGCCAACGCATGGCTGGCCCAACTGCTGCACCAGCTTACCGGGCTTGCGCCGTCCCGCGCCGACGTGCCCCTGTGGCAGTTGCGCCATCCCTGCCACGCCTGGCCGGAAGACAGCGGCCCGCTGCTGGCGGCCCTGCGCCACATGCGCGGCCTGCTGGACCTGGCCGTCGAGCACCATCTCTTTTTTGCCCGCACCCACTGGCTGTGGGGCTGGCGCGCGGGCCTGCCCGGCGCTGCCTGCAACAATCTGCACGCGGCCCTGTGCACGGCTGCCAGCCTTGCGCCCTCGCCCGCCGCTCTGGCCTACTGGCGGGAAGTGGAGCCGCACTTCAGCAAATTGGCCGATCTGTTCGCCGCCGGGGCCGAAGGCTATTTTCTGGCCTGCCGACTTGCCGAAACCCTCCATCCCACACTGCCGGACGCCGTGGACAGACGCGGTCTGGACAACCAGCGGCAGGCGCTTTTCGGCCATCCCATGAGCGGCGGCGGATTGATGGAAGAACTGCTGGACATCACGGAAGAACTGATTTTTCTGTCGCAGGACGCGATCCCGTGCGACCTCCGCTAGAGCATATAGCACTTGAAATGCTCGCGTACGGCAGGCAAAAGCCCGCCTACTCGCATTTCGTGGCAAGGATTTTCAGAAAAATCCTTGCAGAGCATTTAACTCATTTCATTCGTAAACTGCTCTAGGGCGGCGGCAGCTTCTGCGCGGGCCATGCCTCTGCCCTGTCCTCGCATACCTGTCGTGGGCGATACAACGCGAACAGGGCCGATGGCATACGCTCATGCATGGCATACGCTCATGCGCAAAACTCCTCAGACCCACAAACCCACGGCGTGAACATGCTGGCATTTGATCTTGACCGCATCGGCTATCTTGACGCATTCGCCCTGCAAGAGCGTGTACTGGCATGGGTACAGGCTGGCGGGGACGACGTTCTGCTGGTGCTTGAGCACCCGCCCACTGTGAGCATTGGCAAGAATTCCGGCGCGGAAAACGTGCCCCCCCACCTGGAATCCCTGTGTAAGGGCCATGTGGACGTGGTGCAGAGCACCAGAGGCGGCAACGTGACCTGCCATTTCCCCGGTCAGCTGGTGGCCTATCCCCTCATTGACCTGAAAAAGCGCTCCGGCGGCATCCGCGCCTATGTGCACGACCTTGAGGAGGCCGCCATCCGCATGCTGGCGCATTTTGGCGTCACCGCCGCCCGGCGCGAGGGCTTCCCCGGCGTGTGGACAGACGGCAGAAAGATCGCCTCCCTGGGCATTGCCGTAAAAAAATACGTGACCATGCACGGCCTGGCCCTTAACGTGGCCGAAGACCTCTCCCTTTTCAACTTTGTCACGCCCTGCGGACTGGACGGCGTTGTCGCCACTTCCATTGCCAGAGAATCCGCGCAGGCCGCGCCGTCCATGGACGCGGTCAAACGGGCCTTTATCAGGGAGTTTCACGCCGTTTTTCAGCCCGTTGCCGGGGAACCGCCCGTCATGCAGGGGCGCGACAGTCTTATGACCCTGCTTCACAGTGTATAAAGGACAAAAAACGTGAACAAAACCACCGCCACCCCCTCTTGCGGCGACGGCGCGCAAAAGCCCCTGCGCATGCCCCCCTGGCTGCGCCGCCCCCTGGCCTCTGACAAGCGCTTTTTCACCACCACCGGCCTTGTGGACGACCTGGGCCTTTTCACCGTGTGCAAGGCCGCCAACTGCCCCAACAGGCAGGAGTGTTACTCTGCGGGCACGGCCACCTTTCTGATCCTGGGTGAAACGTGTACGCGCAACTGCCGCTTCTGCAACATCCATCCGGGGCAGACCACAGCGCCCAGCCCTGACGAACCGGAGCGCGTGGCCAAGGCGGCCCAGACCCTCGGCCTCAGGCACATCGTCATAACCTCGGTCACGCGGGACGACCTGGAAGACGGCGGAGCCGCGCATTTTGCCCGCACCATTGCCGCAGTCAGAAGCGCCCTGCCCGCAAGCAGCATCGAGGTGCTCATTCCCGATTTTCAGGGGGATGAAGCCGCCCTGCGCACGGTCATGGCCGCCGCGCCCGACATCATCAATCACAATGTGGAAACGCATCCGGCCCTCTACAGCCGCGTGCGCCCCCAGGCCCGCTATGAACAGAGCCTGGAACTGCTGCGCCGCGTACACGCTGCGGGCGGCGTGGCCAAGAGCGGCCTTATGGTGGGCCTCGGCGAAACCGACGATCAGGTGCGCCAGGTGGTGGACGATCTGCACGCCGCGGGCTGTTCCATCATCACCATCGGCCAGTACCTGCCGCCCAGCAAGGAACACCACCCCCTCGACCGCTACGTGACCCCGGAACAGTTTGATGCCTACGCCGCGTACGGAAAATCCCTGGGCATCAAGCATGTGTTTTCCGCCCCGCTGGTGCGCAGCAGCTATCAGGCAGGCAGCTTTATGTAGTTTGTGGGGAGGAAATTTTTTTGGGGGGGAGTGTTTTGTGGGAAAATGCTTTGTGGGGGAGGGACCCTTTTGTAAAGGGGTCTCCTCCCCCACGCCCCCTCCCCCCAAAACGTTTATTTTAGGGCAATTTCACTTTGAAATTGCCCCGATGGCTGCTGGAGCAGGCTCAGGCGCAGGCCCTCACCGGGGAATTGACATTTTGCGCCAAGGGAATATGTTTTGACGAACGGGGATGGAGTTCCCCTTGAACCGCGTTTGCTGATAACTCCTGCCACTGCTTCGGCGTCGGTAGGTATTTTTTGCGATAACCACGCCCAAGGGTGTGGTTATTTTTTTTGAAGGAGCGCCCGTATATGCTGAAATCCGTCATTGCCATAAGCCTGGGGGCGTCGGCCGGCTCTGTTCTGCGCTGGGGGCTGGGACTCATGCTCAATGCGCTGTTTCCTCCAATCCCCATGGGTACGCTTGCGGCCAACCTCATCGGCGGCTACTGCGTTGGCCTTGCCGTCAGCTTTTTTGACTTTTTTCCGGCCCTGCCTCCGGAATGGCGACTCTTGTGCATTACCGGATTTCTGGGCGGACTCACGACATTTTCCACATTTTCCGCTGAAGTGACCGCTCTTTTGCAGCAGCAGCGCCTTTTCATGGCAGTGGGCGCCATCGGGCTGCACGTTTTCGGCTCCCTGCTCATGACGCTTCTGGGCATCGCCACGTTTTCCCTGTTCAAAAATCTACATATTTAGAGCATTTACACTTTTTCAAAGTTAATCTGCTCTAGGAGGTCGTCATGCACGGCTACCAATTGACGTTTTTCACGCAGCAAAACCGCCTTCACGGCGCGCTCACCATTGCCGAATGGCTTACTGCAGAAGCCAAAAAACTTGGCATCAGCGGCGTAACCGTAACCGCAGCGCAAAGCGGCTATGGCCGCGACGGCAAATTGCATTCCGCCCACTTTTTCGAACTTGCCGAGCAGCCTGTGGAAGTCACAATGGCTGTCGCCGCCGAAAAATCAGACCTGCTCTTTGCAAACATTGCCGCAGAGCGCCTCAAGATTTTTTATGTGAAGACGCCCATTGAATTCGGCGTAACCGGTGAAGAATAGCGACGCTCACGCCGGGGGAATCACGCCATTGCTTTGCGGCGCACTGCGCACGGCATCTTTTACTTTGGCGTCAAAACAAATCCTGATGCCCGGCACGGCCTTGCGTCCGTACCGGGCATCCTCAGAACTGATAAAACAGCGCTGTCCTTATTTCACCGTCACCACAGTGGAAGCTGCCAGCGTCTCCTTGGTAAGTTCCTGACCAAGGCCGGGCAGTTCCGGCACGGAATACATGCCCTTTTCCGGCATATAGTTGTGTACGCAGGTGCTGGTATTGGGTTCCAGCAGGGCATACCGGTGCAGTTCGTGAATCATGAAGTTGGGTATGGCCGCCTCCATATGCAGGGCCGCCGCCGTGGAAATGGGGCCGCCGCAAACGTGGATCTGCACCGTCACATCGTAAATGTGGGCCATGTCGCAAATCTTTTTCACTTCTGAAACGCCGCCGCAGGTGCAGATATCCGGCTGAATGACGCTCAGTGAGCCGTCTTCAAGAAAAGGTCTGTAGCCCCAACGCCAGTAGATGCGCTCGCCTGCCGCCAGGGGAATGGCCACATTGTCCGAAATTTTCTTCATCTGCTTGGGGTTCAGGGGCATGGTCGGCTCTTCATAGTAAAGTACGCCCAGTTCCTCGATCATACGGCCGAACTGGATCGCCGAAGTGGTCGACGTGAAGGAATGCATTTCAACTATGATGTCCACATCCGGGCCAATGGCCTTGCGCATGGCCGCCAGCCTGTCGTATCCCCTGCGCAGGATGCGGTCGGGCAGAACGCCCTGAAGATCCTGCTGGTTCCACCTGCCCTCGCCGTCCATGGCGATGACGTCCACCTTGATGGCGTCGTACCCTTCAGCCTTGGCGATCAGCGCGGCTTCGGCGTACTGTTCCGGTTCAACCAGCATGGCCTTGTCCTTGCCGTCGCCCCAGCCAAACTGGAGCTGGCTGGCATAGGTGCGTATCTTGTCGCGCGTTTTACCGCCAAGAAGCTGGTACAGGGGCACGTTGAGCGCTTTGCCCTTGATGTCCCACAACGCTATGTCTATGCCGCTCATGGCTGCCGAAAAAATGCCGCCGCCGCCCTGCCCCCAGAACGTCTTGCGCAGCATTTTTTCCCAGATGGCTTCACTGCGCATGGGGTCCATGCCCAGAAGTATCCCTGCCAGATCCCTGGCCACGCCGAAACCGCCGGAGGCGCCCACGCCGTAGGCCAGCCCCACCTCGCCGTATCCGCTGATGCCCTCGTCTGTATTGATCCGTACAACCACCGGACGCCATTTGCTGGTGGCGGACTGAAAATCATTGGCAACGTCAATAATATCAATGCTTGTAATCTTCATATGCGTCTCCTGTGAACATGCTTAATACTTTTGCAGGGCAAGAATGCCCGCCGCCACCGTTGCCGCTGCGCCTGTGAAGACGAGGCAGAGCAGCCCGCCGCCGTAGTGGCCGGTGGTAGAGATGAAGAAGCCGATCATGGCGGGGGCCAGTGAGGCCAGGCCATTGGCCAGACCGTTCATGATGCCCGAAGCCGTGGACATTGAAGAAGAAGGAATGATGCCCTGAAGCAGGGTCCAGGCCACGGGCGTGCCCATGGTGCAGAAAGCCACGGCCAGGGCCAGCAGCACGGCGGACAGATACTTGTGCTCCGTGGAGGCCCCAAAGTACACGCAGATGCCCGCGAAAAACATGGCAGCCATGAGAATGGGCGCGCTTCTGCCCACCTTGTCGGCCAGAACGCCGCTGAATACCTTGAATATTATGGAAAGCACGAACGGCAGCGATGCCAGCCAGCCCATTTCCTGCCAGCTGAAGTTTCTGGCTGTCTTGAGGTAACTCGGCAGCCAGGTGATGAGTCCCCAGTACATGCACTGCAGGCAAAGGTACCAGAACACCAGCAGCCAGTAGCGGTAGTTGCCCACAAAGCCGCTCAGACGTGTTTTAAGCGGGATGACTTCGGCCTTGGGGCCGGGCGTTTCCTGCCCATCTTCAATCAGGGAAAGTTCGGCCGCGTTGATGCTCTTGTGTTGCCGGGGCGTGTCAGCGGTGTGCCGCCAAAGGAGGTAAAGCGGGATCAAGCCCAAGACCAGGCACACCCAGAAATTCGAGCGCCAGCCGAACCCGGCGATCAGGTAGGCGAAAAACGGCATGGCTATGGCCGGAGCAACAGACTGGCCCACAACCCAGGCGGCATTGGCCCGGCCTCGTTCCTGCTTTGGAAACCAGTTTTTTACAAACACGCTTTGCAGCGGGTAGTACACGCCCTCGCCAATGCCGAGCAGCACCCTGCTGGCGATGATCAGCGTGAAGGTGGAGGCAATGCCGCCCATAAACAGCGACACTGTCCACAGCCCTATACAAAACATCATGGATTTGCGCGGGCCGAGATAGTCTCCAAGGGGCGACAGCACCACGTTGGCCACACCGTACGCCGCCAGAAACACTGACATCATCATGCCGATCTGTACCGGAATGCCCTTGATGCCCATCTCAACCAAAAAGGGATCATTGGCGGCCAGCACCGAAACATTGACTCTGTCCAAATAAGCTATAAATATACCAATGAACAAACAAAAAACAATGACAAAACGTTTTTTTGTAGGTATTTCCTGCTGTGACGCGCTATGTAAGCCAGGCATCACTTCTGTGTTCATGGTTCTTCTCCCTCTGAGAATTTGCTAGTTGCTAATGCGCATCAATTTTTCTTCTAGCTGAAGAATGGAACTCCCTTTTACATAGACATTGTGAAGCATGCCGGCTTAACTTCCTTGAAATATGTCTTAGTATGCACTCTACGGACTATGCTGATACTGGTAAAATTGTTTTTACTTCTCGATTGATAACTTCAGCTTATCAATCGTCAAAAAACAAGAGGAAAATCAATGCAAATGACTTTGCGCCAGATTGAGGCTTTTCTCATGGTGGCTGACATGCGCAGTTTTACTGCTGCGGGAACAGCGCTTCATATCACCCAGAGCGCGGTCAGCAATCTCATCAAGGAGCTGGAAGGACAGGTGGGAGTGCCGCTTTTTGACAGAACGTCACGTTTTGTCTCCCTGTCGCCAGATGGCCGGGAATTTTACGGGCTGGCCCAAAAGGCCTTTCATGAATTTCTGCTGATGGAAAAATATGCGGGCGACCTCTGCAGCCTGCGCGCCGGGCGCGTGCGCATCGTGGGCGCGCCGCTTATTGCCTGCACCTTGCTGCCGCTGCTGCTGGCGCACTTCACACGGGCGCAGCCCAATATCCGCGTGGAGCTGGTGGACCAGCCCATGGCGCAGGTGCAGTCAAGCATACAGCAGGGAGATGCCGAAGTAGGCTTTGGCCCGGCCCGCCATCCGGAAGCAGGAATAACCGCGCAGCATTTCTTTTCCACGCCGGTGAGCATGCTCTCGCGGCCTGACCACCCCCTGGCTGGCCGCAAGAGCACCTGGGCCGAGGTCAAAAAAGTGCCTATCGTCGCTGTGGGCAGGGAATCCGTCGGGTATATCGCAGCGGACGTGGGGCCGCAGCCGCCTTTTCTCATCGGCCATGTGGTCAACCAGATGCCCACGGCTTTTGCCCTTGCCGCTGCGGGCTGCGGTGTGGCTCTTGCCGGGCGCTTTTCACTGCTGCTGGCCCGGGGGTACGGGCTTACGGCCACCCTGCTGCACGAACCAGTTTTACAGCGCAAAATGCTGATGTACACTCCCGCGCTTCGCAAGCTTTCTGACGCGGCGCGGGCCTTTGTCAGCTTTGCCAAGGCCTTTGTGCGCGCCCACGACCCCAACACCCTGGATTCCGACAGCATTGTCGCCCTGGCTCCCGCACCGGATGCCAACGCGGACGGCCTCGACCGTTAGAGCAGTTCACGAATGAAATGAGTTAAATGCTCTGCAAGGATTTTTCTGAAAATCCTTGCCACGAAATGCGAGTAGGCAGGCTTTTGCCTGCCGTACGCGAGCATTTCAAGTGTTAAATGCTCTAGGACGTTCTCACCATAAACCTCTCCGGGATGCGCCCGTCCTGACCCCGCATTGCCGCCCGGATTGACGCCGTATTGACGCCCGCCGGGGCCACGGCTGCCGCCAGCCAGCTCTTCCTGATGCGGGCCGGGCCTGTTTCATCCCGTCAAAGGGCTGCAAACAAAGAATGTCCGGCTTGCCGGACATTCCTTGCAGAAACTCTGCGTCTCTTTGTATGCGTACCGAGCGCGTAATGCCAAGCTGACAGCCCGCCGCGCACGTCGCATGCGTATTCTCAAAAGATATCTGGGTCTGGCCTAAAGCATGCCCATGGCGTGGAACAACCACACAAAGCCCGTGAGGGTCAGAATGCTCACGCCGTTGGTCACCACGGCGGTGAGGGCAGCCTCTTCAGGCACGGCGCTGTAAACCTCGGCAATGACGCTGACCAGCAGGGCCGTCGCCGTAGCGCTGATAAGCACGGGAATGACCAGCCACAGCCCAGTGATGCCCATGACGTGCAGGATGCCCCAGCACAACAGGGGATGCAGCACCAGCTTGCAGAAGATGAACCACACCTGCCGCAGCGCCATTCCGCCATGCGAGCGGCGGGTAGCAAGAGCAAGCTTTTGCCGCAGGTCAAGCCCCAGAGCCAGCAGCATGCAGGGTGCGGCCGTATAGCCCACAAGGCTTATGGCGCGATCCAGGGGTTCCCACAGGCCCAATCGTGACATGGAGAGCACCGCGCCCGCCAGGGTGGCCAGCAGCAGGGGATTGCCCAGAATGAAGATGCGCACCAGACTGCCGGCAAAACTCAGCGGGTTGCCGCCTTTCCAGGCCAGAGAACCGGCCAGGATGTCAAGCCTGGCCTGCGCCAGAATAATGACGACATTGGGCGTGAGGATGGCGAGGCCCGCCACCAGCATGGCTTCGGTGTTGCCGGGCCAGAGGTTGGACACAATGGGCAGGCCCACAAAGGCCGCGTTGCAGGCCGAGCAGGAAAACCCGCTGATGACGGCGGGGCCGATGCCCCGGCGGCTGAACAGCTTGTCTCCCATGTACCCAAGCACATAGACGACCATCTGCGACCCGATGAGGCCCAGCCAGAAGCCGCCTCTGGACAAATCTTCGGGGCGTGCCCCGGCCAGCAGGTGCAAAATGAGCAGCGGCAGGGCCACCTTGAGCACGTAGACGCCAAGCACTGGCCCGGCGTTTTCGGGTAAAACGTCGCGCGCCCTCAGCAGCGCTCCGAAGGCAATGACGCAAAATACGGGGATAACAGCAAAAAGTGCATGAAACATATCAACTCTCAACCATGCAATACGGTAATTTTTTGGGGTAGATCCATGCGGAATCTGCCCTGGCGTCGCATCTGGCAGACGCCAGCCACAAGGCGGCGGCACAAACATGGCTGTGCCGCTCCACGGCGAAACAAGGCATTCAGCCCTCAGGGCCGATGAACTTCGGGCATATCCATTCTCAAGGGTTACGCTACGTCACAGTCTGCGTGTGCAAGAAGGCGGCACAACCGCCCGCATCCGCAACGCGGCTGTCATGCTCCCCCAGGACAATTCCGTCAAGGGCGCGAGCAGACCCTGCTGGCCATGGCTCAAACTGCGTGTACGC
The sequence above is drawn from the Desulfovibrio sp. genome and encodes:
- a CDS encoding MFS transporter, with protein sequence MNTEVMPGLHSASQQEIPTKKRFVIVFCLFIGIFIAYLDRVNVSVLAANDPFLVEMGIKGIPVQIGMMMSVFLAAYGVANVVLSPLGDYLGPRKSMMFCIGLWTVSLFMGGIASTFTLIIASRVLLGIGEGVYYPLQSVFVKNWFPKQERGRANAAWVVGQSVAPAIAMPFFAYLIAGFGWRSNFWVCLVLGLIPLYLLWRHTADTPRQHKSINAAELSLIEDGQETPGPKAEVIPLKTRLSGFVGNYRYWLLVFWYLCLQCMYWGLITWLPSYLKTARNFSWQEMGWLASLPFVLSIIFKVFSGVLADKVGRSAPILMAAMFFAGICVYFGASTEHKYLSAVLLALAVAFCTMGTPVAWTLLQGIIPSSSMSTASGIMNGLANGLASLAPAMIGFFISTTGHYGGGLLCLVFTGAAATVAAGILALQKY
- a CDS encoding BPL-N domain-containing protein — protein: MHAAQPICILWDSSHIWGLMAWRAVRAMGLPCRLVKGQEIAQGILLGKPQRFHASGEAQQVAATDKNAADRAALLLVPGGNARLKAAGLGEAGRAAVRQWMHAGGNYLGFCGGAGLALSHAAPTEGLGICPWSRAGYPERLHHLISGHARVRMREGDEFSFCPPARGAAEGAGGADGKGRPADGPAGGVRSPNDAGGAQANPRTAGDAARQRRASAAATAEKSGQCPSPRQSLPQQDAPGGPSLPVWWPGRFAAEDNTPVRVLAAYDAPDADFWLADLPLQSVPPYIFDQWQALYGVNLSADFLKGQPLVVSGDYGQGHYVLSYSHLETPHSPDANAWLAQLLHQLTGLAPSRADVPLWQLRHPCHAWPEDSGPLLAALRHMRGLLDLAVEHHLFFARTHWLWGWRAGLPGAACNNLHAALCTAASLAPSPAALAYWREVEPHFSKLADLFAAGAEGYFLACRLAETLHPTLPDAVDRRGLDNQRQALFGHPMSGGGLMEELLDITEELIFLSQDAIPCDLR
- a CDS encoding LysR family transcriptional regulator produces the protein MQMTLRQIEAFLMVADMRSFTAAGTALHITQSAVSNLIKELEGQVGVPLFDRTSRFVSLSPDGREFYGLAQKAFHEFLLMEKYAGDLCSLRAGRVRIVGAPLIACTLLPLLLAHFTRAQPNIRVELVDQPMAQVQSSIQQGDAEVGFGPARHPEAGITAQHFFSTPVSMLSRPDHPLAGRKSTWAEVKKVPIVAVGRESVGYIAADVGPQPPFLIGHVVNQMPTAFALAAAGCGVALAGRFSLLLARGYGLTATLLHEPVLQRKMLMYTPALRKLSDAARAFVSFAKAFVRAHDPNTLDSDSIVALAPAPDANADGLDR
- the lipA gene encoding lipoyl synthase, which encodes MNKTTATPSCGDGAQKPLRMPPWLRRPLASDKRFFTTTGLVDDLGLFTVCKAANCPNRQECYSAGTATFLILGETCTRNCRFCNIHPGQTTAPSPDEPERVAKAAQTLGLRHIVITSVTRDDLEDGGAAHFARTIAAVRSALPASSIEVLIPDFQGDEAALRTVMAAAPDIINHNVETHPALYSRVRPQARYEQSLELLRRVHAAGGVAKSGLMVGLGETDDQVRQVVDDLHAAGCSIITIGQYLPPSKEHHPLDRYVTPEQFDAYAAYGKSLGIKHVFSAPLVRSSYQAGSFM
- the lipB gene encoding lipoyl(octanoyl) transferase LipB — encoded protein: MLAFDLDRIGYLDAFALQERVLAWVQAGGDDVLLVLEHPPTVSIGKNSGAENVPPHLESLCKGHVDVVQSTRGGNVTCHFPGQLVAYPLIDLKKRSGGIRAYVHDLEEAAIRMLAHFGVTAARREGFPGVWTDGRKIASLGIAVKKYVTMHGLALNVAEDLSLFNFVTPCGLDGVVATSIARESAQAAPSMDAVKRAFIREFHAVFQPVAGEPPVMQGRDSLMTLLHSV
- a CDS encoding DUF190 domain-containing protein gives rise to the protein MHGYQLTFFTQQNRLHGALTIAEWLTAEAKKLGISGVTVTAAQSGYGRDGKLHSAHFFELAEQPVEVTMAVAAEKSDLLFANIAAERLKIFYVKTPIEFGVTGEE
- the crcB gene encoding fluoride efflux transporter CrcB; the encoded protein is MLKSVIAISLGASAGSVLRWGLGLMLNALFPPIPMGTLAANLIGGYCVGLAVSFFDFFPALPPEWRLLCITGFLGGLTTFSTFSAEVTALLQQQRLFMAVGAIGLHVFGSLLMTLLGIATFSLFKNLHI
- a CDS encoding AEC family transporter, which codes for MFHALFAVIPVFCVIAFGALLRARDVLPENAGPVLGVYVLKVALPLLILHLLAGARPEDLSRGGFWLGLIGSQMVVYVLGYMGDKLFSRRGIGPAVISGFSCSACNAAFVGLPIVSNLWPGNTEAMLVAGLAILTPNVVIILAQARLDILAGSLAWKGGNPLSFAGSLVRIFILGNPLLLATLAGAVLSMSRLGLWEPLDRAISLVGYTAAPCMLLALGLDLRQKLALATRRSHGGMALRQVWFIFCKLVLHPLLCWGILHVMGITGLWLVIPVLISATATALLVSVIAEVYSAVPEEAALTAVVTNGVSILTLTGFVWLFHAMGML
- a CDS encoding mandelate racemase/muconate lactonizing enzyme family protein; its protein translation is MKITSIDIIDVANDFQSATSKWRPVVVRINTDEGISGYGEVGLAYGVGASGGFGVARDLAGILLGMDPMRSEAIWEKMLRKTFWGQGGGGIFSAAMSGIDIALWDIKGKALNVPLYQLLGGKTRDKIRTYASQLQFGWGDGKDKAMLVEPEQYAEAALIAKAEGYDAIKVDVIAMDGEGRWNQQDLQGVLPDRILRRGYDRLAAMRKAIGPDVDIIVEMHSFTSTTSAIQFGRMIEELGVLYYEEPTMPLNPKQMKKISDNVAIPLAAGERIYWRWGYRPFLEDGSLSVIQPDICTCGGVSEVKKICDMAHIYDVTVQIHVCGGPISTAAALHMEAAIPNFMIHELHRYALLEPNTSTCVHNYMPEKGMYSVPELPGLGQELTKETLAASTVVTVK